From Saccharomycodes ludwigii strain NBRC 1722 chromosome IV, whole genome shotgun sequence, one genomic window encodes:
- the CDC24 gene encoding Rho family guanine nucleotide exchange factor CDC24 (similar to Saccharomyces cerevisiae YAL041W | CDC24 | Cell Division Cycle): MNLLNNTHSTISLPSFEMNNTSQLLNKRVTEKDSLYYICLIVKKRLEQLPLLKPYLNLAYSTAELLCERQALLLAQRKQQLHQSYDSITLISSSNSSFLQSPGNRISSVSSISMDSMDSEKISTTSSNEGAFVMRSSSHSSSSNLSSNKNDLLTFSIGILPITTDCDPVTQLSNLFQQGSPLCIIFNAVKPQHKLTVVSSDDIKVCKKSIYDFICACKMYLTLTDEELFTISDIFSNSTEKLIKILDVIKTLLDSAPSIFPSSSAITYTASIANSNTDHGKIVREFLETERKYVYDLEILYNFSKQLVDYNIINTEELYMLFPNLHEVIEFQRRFLISLEVNAQVENEMQRIGSIFVHSQNFFKLYEPWSIGQTAAIDYIASLPSFNANASHLIIKNKLELQSFLLKPVQRLCKYPLLLKQLLQTTPIESPNYKEMELAVDISKSVAKNINENQRRTENHEVVKELYGRVNNWKGYHISKFGELLFYDKVKISSGGDISDSDREFEVFLFEKIIVLFSESGHYVGSDGLSGGSSGLGSAGNSLKKTASSSLILKKKLSNTVPTLTNGKKTKLDLRGRIMIININKVTPIGNHNLNITWESPKEQGNFVLKFRNEETRDNWNQCLQDLCKLYRAEFGTADTGSRQNSFIQSFSNININNNSNNNNNNNNNNHNHNNHTSISSGAASISSATGNNSSSANIVNNNNINGSLSSRSSAYSNLKNSSASGRNQHYNSMSSLNGFQVGTGTNNSNSSTINVNNSNGLQTRLSSSGSSNRHISDVLPKNSTNSSSATLSNFEHELKLITENNNNNNDIGYKNSIPDNAIMCRISFNEDAKVTIMIPKNVPFDTLFKTIQRKVSHIGNMKKIKYQDEDGDFVNMQSEDDWEVAKEMLDDNNEYTLNVTAYT, from the coding sequence CATTATActatatttgtttaatagttaaaaaaagattagaGCAGCTACCTCTGCTAAAACCATATCTAAACTTAGCATATTCCACCGCAGAACTACTTTGCGAGCGTCAAGCATTGTTGTTGGCTCAAAGGAAACAACAACTCCATCAGAGTTATGATTCTATTACACTCATTTCATCATCCAATTCTAGTTTCCTACAATCTCCTGGTAATAGAATAAGCTCTGTCTCAAGTATATCTATGGATTCAATGGATAGTGAAAAAATAAGCACCACTTCTTCAAATGAAGGTGCTTTTGTTATGAGAAGTTCATCGCACAGTTCTAGCAGCAATCTTTCAAGTAACAAAAATGATCTATTGACCTTTTCAATAGGTATTTTGCCCATCACCACAGATTGTGATCCGGTCACCCAATTATCTAATTTGTTCCAACAAGGATCCCCGTTATGTATTATATTCAATGCAGTTAAACCACAACATAAATTAACTGTTGTTTCAAGCGATGATATAAAAGTTTGTAAAAAATCCATATATGATTTTATATGTGCTTGCAAAATGTATTTGACTTTGACTGATGAAGAATTGTTCACCATATCTGATATTTTTAGCAATTCCACAGAGAAATTGATCAAAATACTTGATGTTATAAAGACCTTGTTGGATTCAGCGCCATCTATCTTCCCCTCAAGTTCAGCAATAACGTACACCGCTAGTATAGCCAATTCTAACACAGATCATGGCAAAATTGTGCGCGAGTTTTTAGAAACTGAAAGGAAATACGTTTATGATTTAGAGATTCTTTATAATTTCAGCAAACAATTGGTGGACTATAACATAATAAATACGGAAGAGttatatatgttatttCCCAACTTACATGAAGTTATCGAATTCCAAAGAAGATTTTTGATATCTTTAGAAGTCAATGCACAGGTAGAAAATGAAATGCAAAGAATTGGGTCTATATTTGTGCATTCtcaaaacttttttaaattatatgaGCCATGGTCTATTGGGCAAACTGCGGCAATTGATTATATTGCCTCCTTGCCGAGCTTCAACGCTAATGCATCACATTtaatcataaaaaataaattggaattacaatcttttcttttaaaaccaGTCCAAAGACTATGCAAATatccattgttattaaaacaattattgCAAACCACACCTATAGAGTCTCCTAATTACAAAGAAATGGAACTGGCTGTGgatatttcaaaaagtgtggccaaaaatattaatgagAATCAAAGAAGAACGGAAAACCACGAAGTTGTCAAAGAACTATATGGTCGTGTTAACAATTGGAAAGGATATCATATTTCCAAATTCggtgaattattattttacgataaagttaaaatatCTTCTGGGGGAGATATTTCTGACTCAGATAGGGAATTCGAAGTTTTCttgtttgaaaaaattatagttTTGTTTAGTGAATCAGGTCATTATGTTGGAAGTGATGGGCTTAGTGGCGGAAGCAGTGGGTTGGGATCTGCTGGTaatagtttaaaaaaaactgctAGCAGctctttaattttaaaaaagaaattatcaAATACCGTACCAACATTGACCAATGGTAAAAAAACCAAACTAGATCTAAGAGGTAGAATTATGATTatcaatataaataaagttaCTCCAATAGGAAATCACAATTTAAACATCACATGGGAATCACCAAAAGAGCAGGGTAACTTTGTTCTGAAATTTAGAAATGAAGAAACCAGAGATAATTGGAACCAATGTTTGCAGGATTTATGTAAACTTTATCGAGCTGAGTTTGGGACGGCTGACACTGGTTCTCGTCAGAATAGTTTTATTCAAAGTTTTTctaatatcaatattaataataatagtaataataataataataataataataataatcataatcataataatcataCTAGTATTAGTAGTGGTGCTGCGAGCATTAGTAGTGCTActggtaataatagtagttcGGCTAATATTgtaaataacaacaatattaatggGAGCTTATCTTCAAGATCAAGCGCATATTCTAACTTAAAGAATTCATCAGCATCAGGTCGTAATCAGCACTATAATAGTATGTCTTCCTTAAATGGGTTTCAGGTAGGTACAGGCACAAATAATTCCAATAGTAGTACTATTAATGTAAATAATTCTAATGGGCTACAAACACGACTATCTTCGTCTGGATCGTCAAATCGTCATATTTCTGATGTTTTACCTAAGAACAGCACCAATTCATCATCAGCTACATTAAGTAACTTTGAGCATGAGTTGAAATTAATAAccgaaaataataacaataataatgatatagGATACAAAAATTCAATTCCTGATAATGCAATAATGTGCAGAATCTCGTTTAATGAAGATGCTAAAGTCACAATTATGATACCTAAGAATGTTCCATTCGATACACTATTCAAAACAATTCAAAGAAAGGTTTCACATATTGgtaatatgaaaaaaattaagtaTCAAGATGAAGATGGTGACTTTGTAAATATGCAAAGTGAAGATGATTGGGAAGTTGCAAAGGAAATGTtggatgataataatgaatataCGTTGAACGTTACAGCTTATACTTAG